From Debaryomyces hansenii CBS767 chromosome C complete sequence, a single genomic window includes:
- a CDS encoding DEHA2C15488p (no similarity) produces the protein MGGTFRIYIFDESHKYVPEEYPEFEDFLKDEVEYIQVSDMDEVKEDLLNRRFRSGPLGEYGIMLARNKCEVHTFCYGFDNYYIEEDYMGPGVFSNYIIGKGDILACIPKDWSEICPHGWSDKIRVYTYKSKRLNIQPAKFKYIDVSNEDDIKKDLLYRGFELSTYMILDEYIKLKNINEGYKNYKVITEREIEDRIKDIMSDRYDIIDKIVIVFTINAKFDSHKNFKSVPVSNIGEMKGTFRKLRNEANDPYTFQNWYYYLMMPNEGIRLYDGFKDGYVVVDVIKELGFAEMHSLLSKK, from the coding sequence ATGGGAGGTACCTTTcgaatttatatattcgATGAAAGTCACAAATACGTTCCAGAAGAATACCcagaatttgaagatttcttAAAAGATGAAGTAGAATACATACAAGTAAGTGACATGGACGAAGTAAAAGAGGATCTCTTGAACAGAAGATTTCGCTCCGGACCATTAGGTGAATACGGTATAATGTTAGCTCGGAACAAGTGTGAAGTACACACCTTTTGTTATGGATTTGATAACTATTATATCGAAGAGGATTATATGGGACCAGGTGTATTCCTGAATTACATTATAGGGAAAGGTGATATACTAGCATGCATCCCAAAAGATTGGCTGGAGATTTGTCCACATGGGTGGTCAGATAAAATAAGGGTCTACACTTATAAGAGCAAAAGGTTAAATATCCAACCCGCTAAGTTTAAATACATAGATGTAAGCAACGAGGATGATATTAAGAAAGATTTATTGTACCGGGGATTCGAGTTGAGCACCTATATGATACTAGATGAGTATATCAAGcttaaaaatataaatgagGGTTACAAGAACTACAAAGTGATTACCGAAAGGGAGATCGAAGACCGGATTAAGGACATAATGTCAGATAGATACGATATTATAGATAAGATTGTAATTGTATTTACGATCAATGCCAAATTTGATAGCCACAAGAACTTCAAAAGTGTGCCGGTTTCGAATATAGGAGAGATGAAGGGGACTTTTAGGAAATTAAGGAATGAAGCAAACGATCCATATACTTTTCAGAATTGGTATTACTATTTGATGATGCCAAACGAAGGAATTAGGCTTTATGACGGATTCAAGGATGGCTATGTAGTAGTAGACGTCATTAAAGAATTAGGATTCGCTGAAATGCACAGTTTGCTTCTGAAGAAATAG
- a CDS encoding 40S ribosomal protein S8 (highly similar to uniprot|P05754 Saccharomyces cerevisiae YER102W RPS8B Protein component of the small (40S) ribosomal subunit) — MGISRDSRHKRAATGAKKAQFRKKRKFELGRQPANTKIGAKRIHSVRTRGGNEKFRALRIETGNFSWGSEGVARKTRLAGVVYHPSNNELVRTNTLTKAAIVQIDATPFKQWFETHYGIALGKKKATGEEEEETKKSRKVERKLAQRSGASNIESAVEHQFNAGRLYAAISSRPGQSGRCDGYILEGEELAFYLRRLTAKK, encoded by the coding sequence ATGGGTATTTCTAGAGATTCTCGTCACAAGCGTGCTGCTACTGGTGCCAAAAAAGCCCAATTcagaaagaagagaaagtTCGAATTAGGTAGACAACCTGCCAACACCAAGATCGGTGCTAAGAGAATTCACTCTGTCAGAACTAGAGGTggtaatgaaaaattcagaGCCTTAAGAATCGAAACCGGTAACTTCTCATGGGGTTCTGAAGGTGTCGCCAGAAAGACCAGACTTGCTGGTGTCGTCTACCATCCATCCAACAACGAATTGGTTAGAACTAACACTTTAACCAAGGCTGCTATTGTTCAAATCGATGCTACTCCATTCAAGCAATGGTTCGAAACTCACTACGGTATTGCTTTAGGTAAGAAGAAGGCTActggtgaagaagaagaagaaaccaAGAAATCCAGAAAGGTCGAAAGAAAATTGGCTCAAAGATCTGGTGCTTCTAACATTGAATCTGCTGTCGAACACCAATTCAACGCTGGTAGATTATACGCTGCTATTTCTTCTAGACCAGGTCAATCTGGTAGATGTGACGGTTACATTTTAGAAGGTGAAGAATTAGCCTTCTACTTAAGAAGATTAACTGCTAAAAAATAG
- a CDS encoding DEHA2C15510p (no similarity) translates to MVFNFRIYVLDANDNIYDPEFDSFGEGVAEYVQVGDMDEVKEDLLNRRFKYRGIMDYAILRGPFMYEIHNYEFAFDAFYVEDCEYPVDIISNHNGKGSFLDNIKKAGWVNNESNGKFDTLRIFTYNGQRLSIEHPQIKYIDVSNEEDIKHNLLYRGLELNTYIILDEDIKIKDKSMGYKSHKLITEKEIEDRWEDIIADRYDVEDKTIIVFTIDTKFADHNNFKSVPVSNVEEMKETFKKLYREAEDPYTFQRGYCYLVIPDEEIRLYNAYKYRYDWMEVDTIQNMGFSEYHDLFREMSRYHVVMHDNKIRIFDGFDYVTVDEYKGLKYYQIKDLFREHRHGNNATLR, encoded by the coding sequence ATGGTATTCAACTTTCGGATTTATGTATTAGATGCCAATGACAACATATATGACCCGGAATTTGACTCATTTGGAGAAGGTGTAGCAGAATATGTACAAGTAGGTGACATGGACGAGGTGAAAGAGGACCTTTTGAATAGAAGATTCAAATATAGAGGCATAATGGATTATGCTATATTACGAGGACCGTTCATGTACGAAATACATAATTATGAATTTGCATTTGATGCTTTTTACGTCGAAGATTGCGAGTATCCAGTAGACATAATACTGAATCATAATGGTAAAGGTAGCTTTttagataatattaaaaaagCAGGATGGGTGAATAACGAGTCAAATGGAAAATTCGACACATTAAGAATATTCACGTATAATGGCCAAAGGTTATCAATCGAACATCCGCAGATAAAATACATAGATGTAAGCAACGAGGAAGATATTAAAcacaatttattatacCGTGGGCTCGAGCTAAACACTTACATAAtattagatgaagatataaaGATCAAAGATAAATCGATGGGCTACAAGAGCCATAAATTGATCACTGAAAAGGAAATAGAAGACAGGTGGGAGGACATAATAGCAGATAGATATGATGTCGAAGATAAGACCATTATTGTATTCACAATTGATACGAAGTTTGCAGACCACAATAACTTCAAGAGCGTACCGGTTTCAAATGTAGAAGAGATGAAGGAAACgttcaagaaattatacAGAGAAGCAGAGGATCCATATACTTTTCAAAGAGGTTACTGTTACTTGGTAATAcctgatgaagaaattagacTCTATAATGCATACAAGTACAGGTATGACTGGATGGAGGTGGAtactattcaaaatatggGATTCTCTGAATATCATGATTTGTTTCGTGAAATGAGTCGGTACCATGTGGTTATGCATGACAATAAAATAAGAATCTTCGACGGCTTTGATTATGTGACCGTGGACGAGTATAAGGGTTTAAAATACTACCAAATCAAAGATTTGTTTAGAGAACATCGTCATGGAAACAATGCCACTTTGCGCTAA
- a CDS encoding DEHA2C15620p (similar to CA5124|CaGSH2 Candida albicans and uniprot|Q08220 Saccharomyces cerevisiae YOL049W GSH2 Glutathione synthetase), translated as MKTFPSLSETQETELTENLLQWSLGNGLTMYPVNYKTHSATHAPITIFPTPFAKKAFNNAMDVQKGFNELYASVVSKSKEWLLDILKELAVFDDDFTGKLFEMYNKSIESNGGKVKQPLSLGIFRSDYMLNDVDDDPQIKQIEFNTVSISFGGLSTKVGELHNYLNSKGAYDADYSYKYYDDDEIPISDSINELAKGLADGNYHYNGKQESTKTVVLFVVQPGERNCFDQRHIEYSLLKNHGIKSYRVTLEEVAEKTTINQDKLYIKSTMDEVAVVYYRSGYAPTDYEMAPEATWNARLYLENSLAIKCPSLLTQLSGAKKVQQILTQKGMVEKFLPDISKDELDKLLSTFVAIYPLDDSEDGKTAKKLAFETPEKFVLKPQREGGGNNIYKESIPEFLKSLDESKWGAYILMELINPPHHKNKIIREGEVFHENIISELGVFGTIVFNEESGDVLTNENAGWLLRSKFSSSNEGGVAAGFGCVDNIYLY; from the coding sequence ATGAAGACATTTCCATCCCTCTCGGAAACGCAGGAGACAGAATTGACCGAAAATTTGCTACAATGGAGTTTGGGAAACGGGCTTACTATGTACCCGGTGAATTACAAGACTCACAGTGCTACACATGCTCCGATAACGATATTTCCGACGCCATTTGCGAAGAAGGCGTTTAATAATGCTATGGATGTACAGAAGGGGTTCAATGAGTTGTATGCCAGTGTGGTGAGCAAGTCGAAGGAGTGGTTGttggatattttgaagGAATTAGCCGTTTTTGACGATGACTTCACAGGGAAGCTCTTTGAGATGTACAACAAGTCGATTGAGTCGAATGGAGGCAAGGTAAAACAACCACTTTCATTGGGTATATTTCGGTCAGATTACATGCTCAACGATGTTGATGATGACCCGCAGATCAAGCAGATCGAGTTCAACACGGTGAGTATTTCGTTTGGAGGATTATCGACCAAAGTGGGTGAATTGcataattatttgaacCTGAAGGGAGCGTACGATGCTGATTATTCATACAAATACTACGATGACGACGAGATTCCAATTTCTGACTCGATTAACGAATTGGCTAAGGGGCTTGCCGATGGTAATTATCATTACAACGGCAAACAAGAAAGCACCAAAACGGTTGTATTATTTGTGGTTCAACCGGGGGAAAGGAATTGTTTTGACCAGAGACACATTGAGTATTCGTTATTGAAAAACCATGGCATCAAGTCCTATAGAGTGACATTGGAAGAAGTTGCTGAGAAAACGACTATTAATCAAGACAAGTTGTATATCAAATCAACGATGGATGAAGTTGCAGTAGTTTATTACAGATCAGGGTATGCACCAACCGACTACGAAATGGCGCCTGAGGCAACGTGGAATGCTAGATTATACTTAGAAAATTCACTTGCGATTAAATGCCCATCGTTATTAACGCAATTGTCGGGAGCTAAAAAAGTGCAACAAATCTTGACGCAAAAGGGTATGGTTGAGAAATTCTTGCCAGACATATCAAAAGATGAATTGGATAAGTTGTTGTCCACGTTTGTGGCCATCTATCCGTTAGATGATTCAGAAGATGGAAAGACTGCTAAAAAATTGGCATTTGAAACCCCAGAAAAGTTTGTGTTGAAACCTCAGAGAGAAGGGGGTggtaataatatatacaaaGAGAGCATTCCTGAGTTTTTGAAAAGTCTAGATGAAAGCAAATGGGGTGCATACATCTTGATGGAACTTATTAATCCCCCACACCATAAAAACAAGATTATACGCGAAGGTGAAGTCTTTCACGAAAACATTATTTCTGAATTAGGTGTTTTTGGAACCATTGTGTTTAACGAAGAGAGTGGTGACGTATTAACGAATGAAAACGCAGGCTGGTTATTAAGATCGAAGTTTAGTTCCAGTAATGAGGGTGGTGTTGCCGCTGGATTCGGTTgtgttgataatatatatttatattaa
- a CDS encoding DEHA2C15466p (similar to uniprot|Q07824 Saccharomyces cerevisiae YLL028W TPO1): MTAHIKDVNYRESGNAAKNSSSNYNSPSTTSSDERSPSEEKDSLPKMGEGRPYPPIVGDPVDYMVSFDGSDDPTNPQNFSPRKKIILIFAIMSTCFTSTFGSSALSEAAVDISEKYHVGLEVATLCTSLFVLGYASGPVLWGPLSDVYGRKIILISSGFIYLTLNFAVATAENIQTIIICRFFSGFASAAPVVVCAAIIAEVSNTSNRGNIITMFVMVLLVGPLLAPIVNGFIVKNNSLGWRWCVYLVGILSSGALVLLVFLYPETHSGVILSRKAQVLRKKTGNWSIFAVHENTSLSFHDILTKSVTLPIRMLFSEPILLSVTLYNSFIFGLLYLLLTAIPIIFGSTGYGFSQGVSSLPYIATILGVEVGGIMNLFFDRRYLRIMKKAGKLVPEERLLPMMIGAVAFPCGLFWIAWTGQYPNKVHWIVPTIGTFFIGFGLICIFLPSLSYLVECYLPYTTSAVAGNTMVRYIFGAIFPLFSRQMFERLKVNWGGSLLGFISVLLLPIPFLFYKYGQLLRDKSRYALKN; this comes from the coding sequence ATGACTGCACACATCAAAGATGTTAATTACCGCGAAAGTGGAAATGCTGCAAAAAATAGTTCACTGAACTACAATAGCCCCTCAACAACTTCAAGTGACGAACGAAGCCCTTCCGAGGAGAAGGATTCTCTTCCTAAAATGGGAGAGGGAAGACCTTATCCTCCCATAGTCGGAGATCCTGTTGACTATATGGTTCTGTTTGATGGGTCGGACGATCCTACAAACCCTCAGAACTTTTCCCCCAGAAAAAAGATCATTCTAATCTTTGCAATTATGAGTACCTGTTTCACCAGTACTTTCGGGTCTTCTGCTCTCTCTGAAGCAGCTGTTGATATTCTGGAGAAGTATCATGTGGGCTTGGAGGTTGCAACATTATGCACCTCATTATTTGTCTTAGGTTATGCTTCTGGCCCCGTATTGTGGGGTCCACTATCAGATGTATATGGAAGGAAAATAATTCTCATTTCATCTGgtttcatttatttgacCCTCAACTTTGCCGTTGCTACAGCAGAAAATATCCAAACAATCATAATCTGCAGATTCTTTTCGGGATTTGCAAGTGCTGCTCCTGTGGTAGTTTGTGCAGCAATAATAGCAGAAGTATCTAATACTTCTAATAGAGGGAATATCATTACTATGTTTGTAATGGTTTTACTTGTTGGACCGTTACTCGCACCAATCGTTAACGGTTTTATCGTAAAGAACAATTCGTTAGGGTGGAGATGGTGCGTCTATCTCGTGGGAATATTGTCTTCAGGTGCATTAGTCTTACTTGTCTTTTTATACCCAGAGACCCATAGCGGTGTAATATTATCCCGAAAAGCTCAAGTATTGAGAAAAAAAACTGGAAACTGGTCTATATTTGCTGTTCATGAAAATACCTCTTTGTCGTTCCACGATATTTTAACGAAGTCAGTCACACTCCCGATTCGCATGTTATTCCTGGAGCCAATTCTTTTGTCGGTAACACTTTACAACTCATTCATATTTGGATTACTATACTTGTTATTAACTGCAATCCCGATAATTTTTGGGTCCACGGGGTATGGTTTTAGTCAAGGAGTTTCACTGCTTCCATACATTGCAACAATTTTGGGTGTAGAGGTTGGTGGCataatgaatttgtttTTTGACAGACGATATCTcagaataatgaaaaaagCAGGAAAGTTGGTACCAGAGGAAAGATTATTACCAATGATGATAGGAGCAGTTGCTTTCCCTTGCGGCTTATTTTGGATAGCTTGGACTGGGCAGTATCCTAACAAAGTACACTGGATTGTACCGACAATCGGTACGTTTTTTATAGGTTTTGGATTGATCTGCATTTTTTTGCCATCATTAAGCTATTTGGTAGAATGTTATCTACCATATACGACTTCTGCTGTTGCGGGAAACACAATGGTAAGATACATCTTTGGAGCAATATTCCCTTTATTTTCTAGACAGATGTTTGAAAGATTGAAAGTGAATTGGGGAGGCTCATTATTGGGGTTTATTTCAGTTTTATTACTTCCAATTCCCTTCTTGTTTTACAAATACGGTCAGTTATTAAGAGATAAATCAAGGTatgctttgaaaaattaa
- a CDS encoding DEHA2C15598p (similar to CA5123|IPF1306 Candida albicans), translating to MAMYLMFYPLQAFFAVVFYGPAGFVSTWFTVLQQSGLVSTFLVTFLLMPEIQKVAFDAVLCKECADDVVLIGKLRRVANVPFLVRWGRMIWALPNMLVLPFTFIRVVIMFLINSIPLIGPIMVVVIQAPTNGLRAHARYFTLKDYNKKQIKQVYKKNRGQYMGFGIVANFLETIPLFSVLFMFTNTIGAALWVIDIEQKLKQTSDNKITEASEKLDIDAYPIEDIDEKKTKEDTQNEYTTELKQISSHVPSNEVK from the coding sequence ATGGCTATGTATCTTATGTTTTACCCGCTTCAAGCATTTTTTGCAGTTGTTTTCTACGGACCGGCAGGGTTTGTTAGCACATGGTTTACTGTTCTACAACAATCAGGATTGGTGTCAACATTCCTTGTCACCTTTTTATTGATGCCAGAAATCCAAAAGGTTGCATTTGATGCTGTATTATGCAAAGAATGTGCCGACGATGTTGTCTTGATAGGCAAGTTACGCAGGGTAGCCAACGTACCATTTTTGGTTAGATGGGGTAGAATGATCTGGGCGTTACCAAATATGCTAGTGTTACCGTTTACTTTCATCAGGGTAGTCATCATGTTCTTAATTAACTCGATTCCTCTAATCGGACCTATTATGGTAGTTGTGATTCAGGCTCCAACGAACGGACTTCGAGCACATGCTAGATATTTCACTTTAAAGGATTATAACAAGAAGCAAATTAAGCAGGtctataaaaaaaatagaGGCCAATATATGGGGTTTGGTATTGTTGCCAACTTCCTTGAAACTATTCCTCTTTTTAGTGTTCTCTTCATGTTTACTAACACAATTGGGGCTGCGTTGTGGGTGATCGACATCGAGCAGAAATTAAAGCAGACATCagataataaaatcacAGAAGCATCAGAGAAATTGGATATAGACGCATACCCTATAGAAGATATCGacgaaaaaaaaacaaagGAGGATACTCAAAATGAGTACACTACAGAGCTAAAACAAATCTCTAGTCACGTACCTAGTAATGAagttaaataa